The Bacteroidota bacterium genome contains a region encoding:
- a CDS encoding T9SS type A sorting domain-containing protein has translation MVLVITLLYLVPSSIEAQDLCNQPDSLTILFKAGLYKPMTIEDSIGLVSLPELTLPERYKSPSAPLLPAVLDNSEQPCMRPVFQQTGLCCGQAALVGYNFTYEMNCKREVPGNVPENQYPPHFVYNWPNEAAGYGGVSYYHAMEVLRSVGTPNVADYGGMAAGGNTRWMSGYENYYNGMHNRIENAYNIRTDTYEGFLTLKYWMLEHLNGSPVGGVASFYANQPMTYYLQPGTPEAGKQVCIAWASYSSHALTIVGWNDSIRWDYNSDGQYTNDIDISGDGIINMKDWEIGGFKFVNSYGGIPAWGDSGYCYMMYKTVADKFGEGGIWNSTVNVLKVKEDDSPQLTMKVKVQHTCREQLKIYAGIAEDVSASVPTHILDLPIFDYQGGCLNMQGGSTENDKIIEFGIDISPLLNYITPGQTAKFFLVVVERDPDNWSTGFIKEFSLVDYTNGVNEIPSGVSNLLINQNDTTFVPVVATINYSDVTISTSTLPEAHVYEPYTYQLTATGGTSPYFWDIDRGYNETSHNGTFPSITSEQLTPTSNTDGYAFMALPFEFPFFGQLYDSVYMYVDGFLKFDNWLVTWPYFQEIFYRFTKNRNIAPFFDVGLTLYPSGGDGLWYEGDSSCVTFRWKVSQDGYNSQSDLNLAVKLYPTGKIEYYYGNIQLVASTRWFGGASNGDGKNYQTSAVSNTTSIPNNYIIEFAPKPYPIEMEMSADGVFSGIPEHEYDNMTISFVATDQNLISSSKILSFSTIGIVSDFTVLSGDDNLIEQGETASVDIIVKNISSTTIHNAVMTFSTQDDYIVMTDSTQDIGTLAPNQTMGFPNAFGFIVSDTIENNHSIVFNNKITATEDTFERTLEFIAYAPLITIGTLSIDDSGNGIFDPGETVTFNVTLSNQGKGKAVDIHSILSSVDPQITINNGNDSIDLIPGNGSSELSFTITSLPSTMDGHIAYFEIVITGDYGISIQDTLYLTVGTITEDFETGDFSQFPWIFTGSHQPWYITNSNVYEGSYCARSGQILDQQVSRMKLDIEVLSNSEISFYRRVSSEVNYDFLIFYIDDSEKGRWSGEVPWDKVTYTINKGIRKLKWEYKKDYSVVNGSDCAWVDFITFPPIQSRLLTVYAGADDTICENTNCTLSGSASYYSSILWETTGSGNFSNEQILNPVYYPGTSDIITGAVVLKLTANHNLGFSLTDYMTIFFDPLPEADAGQDISTCEYLPVNLAGQITSSDSAFWSTTGDGTFNDTTNLSAVYYPGTSDFEAGTVNLILTAYPKATCLITVNDTLTLNVQHQPLVNAGDDGVICENQSYQLSGTAEYTSTIQWTTTGDGIFDDPSSLSAIYTPGVEDISAGSVTLALIGYAISPCTGQDSDLVLITIASHPLADAGENQIIPYLTSTTLSCTVSGGSGDYSYMWTPVIYLVNPNIQNPTTVPLTNSVIFTVMVTDNVSGCQSSDQVTVYIEGSPFNITVSANPENVCLGQSTQLNVEVDGVTGPYAYAWTSVPPGFSSDIPNPIDTPLETTTYYITVTDINDNPVEGFITVNVFPPPEADAGEDATTCSNVVWTLSGSASNHLSVQWITYGDGIFDVDTILQASYIPGEQDIINGSVQLELIANAVAPCVDPVSDQVILSFFPGTVVTFNALPDFCVYDPPYLLTEGNPPGGEYSGTGMVDGYFYPSLAGNGTHILTYSFGDTNGCVFSAFQSVLVNPCTGIIESSSDLAVKIIPNPNSGNFIAQIFTGSEMTVMISIYDRIGNMVYEKSSSLSSGENTLEFSLDNQPSSLYLLVIKFDSALITRRVLIYR, from the coding sequence ATGGTACTAGTTATAACATTATTGTATCTTGTACCTTCTTCAATAGAGGCACAGGATCTCTGTAACCAACCCGATTCACTGACCATTTTGTTCAAGGCAGGTTTATATAAACCGATGACTATTGAGGACTCAATCGGTCTTGTCAGTCTGCCGGAGCTGACATTACCGGAAAGGTATAAAAGTCCATCAGCGCCTTTGCTGCCAGCAGTTCTTGATAACTCAGAACAACCCTGTATGAGACCAGTGTTTCAGCAGACAGGCTTATGTTGCGGTCAGGCAGCACTTGTAGGATATAATTTTACATACGAAATGAACTGCAAGCGGGAAGTGCCGGGTAATGTTCCTGAAAATCAATACCCTCCACACTTTGTGTATAATTGGCCCAATGAAGCAGCGGGTTATGGTGGCGTGAGTTATTATCATGCAATGGAAGTACTCAGAAGTGTTGGAACACCAAATGTTGCTGATTACGGTGGAATGGCAGCAGGGGGAAATACCAGATGGATGTCGGGATATGAAAATTATTATAACGGCATGCATAATCGGATAGAAAATGCCTATAACATCCGCACTGACACATATGAAGGGTTCCTTACCCTGAAATACTGGATGCTGGAACACCTCAACGGTTCACCTGTAGGTGGGGTTGCGAGCTTTTATGCCAATCAGCCCATGACATATTACTTGCAGCCTGGTACACCGGAAGCCGGGAAACAGGTTTGTATCGCGTGGGCTTCCTATTCCAGCCATGCTCTCACTATAGTCGGATGGAATGACTCTATCCGGTGGGATTATAACAGCGACGGGCAATATACTAATGATATTGATATCAGTGGCGATGGTATCATTAATATGAAAGACTGGGAGATCGGGGGTTTTAAATTTGTCAACAGCTATGGTGGCATTCCCGCATGGGGCGATAGCGGCTACTGTTATATGATGTATAAAACAGTCGCTGATAAATTCGGTGAAGGAGGGATCTGGAACAGCACTGTCAATGTCCTGAAAGTCAAAGAGGATGATTCCCCACAGCTGACTATGAAAGTAAAAGTCCAGCATACCTGTCGTGAACAGCTGAAAATATATGCTGGTATCGCTGAAGACGTTTCCGCCTCTGTACCAACTCATATTCTTGACCTGCCTATTTTTGACTACCAGGGAGGATGCCTCAACATGCAGGGTGGAAGCACTGAAAATGATAAAATCATCGAATTCGGCATTGACATCTCACCTCTTCTTAATTATATCACTCCCGGTCAAACGGCCAAGTTTTTCCTGGTGGTTGTCGAACGGGATCCAGATAACTGGTCGACAGGCTTTATCAAGGAATTTTCGCTGGTCGATTATACCAATGGTGTTAATGAGATACCCTCAGGAGTCAGTAATTTACTGATAAACCAGAATGATACGACGTTTGTACCTGTTGTTGCTACTATTAACTACTCAGATGTTACCATTTCAACTTCCACTCTTCCCGAAGCCCATGTCTATGAACCTTATACATACCAGTTAACAGCGACAGGTGGCACGTCACCATATTTCTGGGATATTGACCGGGGTTATAATGAAACCAGTCATAACGGCACTTTCCCTTCGATAACGTCTGAACAGCTCACCCCCACCAGTAACACCGATGGTTATGCCTTCATGGCTCTCCCGTTTGAATTTCCATTTTTTGGCCAGTTATATGATAGCGTTTATATGTATGTGGATGGTTTCCTGAAATTCGATAACTGGCTGGTCACATGGCCTTATTTCCAGGAAATCTTTTACAGGTTCACAAAGAACAGGAACATTGCACCATTTTTTGATGTGGGATTAACATTATATCCGAGCGGAGGGGATGGCCTATGGTATGAAGGTGACTCATCCTGCGTAACTTTCCGCTGGAAGGTTTCACAGGATGGGTATAATTCACAATCCGACCTCAATCTGGCAGTGAAATTATATCCTACCGGCAAAATCGAATACTATTACGGTAATATTCAATTGGTCGCTTCTACACGCTGGTTTGGAGGGGCCTCAAACGGGGATGGAAAAAATTACCAGACCTCGGCAGTTTCAAATACCACTTCCATACCTAACAATTATATCATAGAATTCGCACCAAAGCCTTATCCCATCGAGATGGAAATGTCGGCCGACGGAGTGTTTAGCGGTATACCAGAGCATGAGTATGATAACATGACCATTAGTTTTGTAGCCACGGACCAGAACCTGATTTCTTCATCTAAAATCTTGTCATTCAGTACTATCGGCATTGTAAGTGACTTCACAGTACTTTCCGGTGATGATAATTTGATAGAACAGGGTGAGACAGCCAGTGTTGATATCATCGTCAAGAATATTTCCAGCACTACTATTCATAATGCTGTCATGACCTTCTCCACTCAGGACGATTATATTGTCATGACTGACAGCACCCAGGATATCGGTACTCTTGCTCCTAATCAGACCATGGGATTTCCGAATGCTTTTGGATTTATAGTCTCTGACACCATTGAAAACAATCATTCTATAGTCTTCAATAATAAAATCACAGCAACCGAAGATACGTTCGAAAGGACACTTGAGTTCATAGCCTATGCGCCTCTTATTACAATTGGCACTCTTTCTATAGATGATAGTGGTAATGGAATATTTGATCCGGGAGAAACAGTGACTTTTAATGTTACTCTTAGTAACCAAGGTAAAGGAAAGGCCGTAGATATCCATTCCATTCTCAGCTCAGTCGATCCGCAGATAACTATTAATAATGGCAATGATTCGATTGACCTAATACCTGGTAACGGATCATCTGAATTATCGTTCACCATTACATCTCTGCCTTCTACAATGGATGGACATATTGCCTATTTTGAAATCGTAATCACAGGCGACTATGGAATATCCATTCAGGACACCCTTTATCTGACTGTTGGCACAATCACTGAAGATTTCGAGACCGGAGATTTCAGTCAGTTCCCATGGATATTCACCGGAAGCCATCAACCTTGGTACATTACCAATAGCAACGTATATGAAGGAAGTTACTGTGCTAGATCCGGTCAGATCCTGGATCAGCAGGTTTCGAGAATGAAGCTTGATATCGAAGTGCTGAGCAATTCTGAGATCTCCTTTTACAGGCGAGTATCATCAGAAGTCAACTATGATTTCCTTATTTTTTATATTGATGATTCTGAAAAAGGACGCTGGTCGGGTGAAGTCCCCTGGGATAAAGTGACATACACCATCAACAAGGGCATACGCAAATTAAAGTGGGAATATAAGAAAGATTATTCCGTAGTCAATGGCAGTGATTGTGCCTGGGTCGATTTCATCACCTTTCCTCCCATTCAGTCCCGGTTGCTGACTGTCTATGCCGGTGCAGATGACACTATCTGTGAAAACACAAACTGCACTCTCTCCGGCTCAGCCTCTTATTATTCTTCAATCCTCTGGGAAACAACAGGTTCAGGGAACTTCAGCAATGAGCAGATCCTGAATCCGGTTTATTACCCTGGCACCTCAGATATTATCACCGGTGCAGTAGTCCTTAAACTGACAGCCAATCATAATCTGGGCTTTTCTCTGACCGACTATATGACGATCTTCTTTGACCCGTTACCAGAAGCTGATGCAGGCCAGGATATATCGACGTGTGAATATCTGCCTGTCAATCTGGCAGGGCAAATCACTTCTTCTGATTCAGCTTTCTGGTCGACAACTGGCGATGGGACATTCAACGACACTACAAACCTCTCTGCTGTTTATTATCCCGGAACATCAGATTTTGAAGCAGGTACGGTAAATCTGATTCTGACAGCTTATCCAAAAGCTACCTGCCTGATTACGGTGAATGATACGCTGACTCTGAATGTCCAGCATCAACCTCTCGTAAATGCCGGTGATGATGGCGTGATTTGTGAAAATCAATCCTATCAGTTATCAGGCACAGCAGAATATACAAGTACTATTCAATGGACGACAACCGGTGATGGAATTTTTGATGATCCATCTTCATTATCAGCAATTTATACACCTGGTGTGGAAGATATATCTGCAGGATCTGTTACACTGGCTCTGATTGGCTATGCCATTTCTCCTTGCACCGGACAGGATAGCGACCTAGTACTTATCACAATTGCATCTCATCCATTGGCAGATGCCGGTGAAAATCAGATTATCCCGTACCTGACATCCACAACGCTTTCTTGCACAGTATCAGGTGGATCCGGCGATTATTCTTATATGTGGACACCTGTTATATACCTGGTCAATCCGAACATTCAAAATCCGACAACTGTTCCACTGACCAATTCGGTCATTTTCACAGTCATGGTCACAGATAATGTTTCAGGATGCCAGTCATCAGATCAGGTTACCGTTTATATCGAAGGCAGCCCGTTTAATATTACTGTTTCAGCTAATCCTGAAAATGTATGCCTCGGACAATCCACCCAACTCAACGTTGAAGTTGATGGCGTAACAGGACCATACGCTTATGCATGGACCTCTGTTCCGCCGGGATTTTCATCCGATATTCCCAATCCCATTGATACGCCTCTCGAAACGACAACCTACTATATCACCGTTACTGATATCAACGATAATCCTGTTGAGGGGTTTATCACTGTGAATGTTTTCCCCCCGCCTGAAGCAGATGCAGGTGAAGACGCCACAACGTGTTCAAATGTTGTCTGGACTCTTTCAGGATCAGCATCAAATCATCTCTCTGTTCAGTGGATTACATATGGTGATGGAATTTTTGATGTTGACACTATTCTGCAGGCTTCATACATACCCGGTGAACAGGATATCATCAACGGAAGTGTTCAGCTTGAACTGATAGCAAATGCTGTTGCCCCCTGTGTGGATCCTGTATCGGATCAGGTCATCCTGTCGTTCTTTCCTGGCACCGTTGTTACATTCAATGCCCTTCCTGATTTCTGCGTGTATGATCCTCCTTATCTTCTTACCGAGGGTAATCCACCTGGTGGTGAATACTCCGGCACCGGTATGGTTGACGGTTACTTTTATCCTTCCCTGGCCGGAAATGGCACTCACATTCTGACATATTCTTTTGGCGATACTAATGGTTGTGTATTCAGTGCTTTCCAGAGTGTCCTTGTCAACCCCTGCACCGGAATCATTGAATCGTCCTCTGATCTGGCTGTTAAGATCATACCAAATCCTAATAGCGGCAACTTTATAGCCCAGATCTTTACCGGATCGGAAATGACAGTAATGATATCCATTTATGACAGGATTGGCAATATGGTTTACGAGAAATCGTCTTCCTTATCTTCAGGTGAAAATACCCTTGAATTCTCACTTGACAATCAGCCATCAAGCTTGTACTTGCTGGTGATCAAATTTGATTCTGCCCTGATAACCAGGAGAGTATTGATTTACCGCTAA